In Hermetia illucens chromosome 5, iHerIll2.2.curated.20191125, whole genome shotgun sequence, a single window of DNA contains:
- the LOC119657577 gene encoding sentrin-specific protease-like isoform X2, with product MGDKEHSRLNNSNSKSNISNPNLNSYAEIEYSDDDDDVIFKNPRHRTVVNSTPSTTGLENFKKHQLNAIFPDHIPVIVRNTRPRTLNTSKNNSRTSKPVLNGNISDIPPLVRAFNNSRDVSLTKSDSSGDTWHKRLSARPSRESTKCIPPLIDTRTGRLAAPSITIDRAADFGSSRTYVNGIDYPNETKITNGIVADSYSRVSSISQQQSHPSQTQRKVRNSSAEKAFGIRDRNTYMELLKRIAPALYKSNDSERDRQQLGQLADARNAKSANQRTVVTVELLDDENDETQQKDIIDLSNDDIQMISACQKIQSSTKNERKVGLPAVEPVNSLKDRLESTPALQPDWLEKFSSVYKERSRLNKQHIIEAEENARKFSKDTEQQEKLLVDKLRNCMVHQETIILDESEEEEEEEFPEFTEEQHSIVKRALYRGSQDEVLISKFNMNITRRDIYTLVGDTWLNDEVINFYMNLLMERSEQRSSEGLPKVYAMNTFFVPRLLQSGHGAVRRWTRKVDIFSYDVIPVPVHVGQVHWCMAIIHLKQKTIKYYDSMGTPNPRLLNALEDYLREESLDKRKEPFDTSKFHKESVADAPRQMNGSDCGVFSCMFAEYITRNRQITFSQENMPYFRRKMILEIVQGKLLL from the exons AACACTCTCGACTCAACAACTCGAATTCAAAGTCTAACATTTCAAATCCCAATTTGAATAGCTACGCTGAAATAGAATACTCAGACGATGACGATGATGTAATTTTCAAAAATCCACGGCACCGAACTGTGGTCAACAGCACGCCTAGCACGACAGGGCTGGAGAATTTCAAAAAACATCAATTAAATGCAATTTTTCCGGATCATATACCCGTCATCGTTCGCAATACCAGACCAAGAACACTGAACACCAGCAAAAACAATAGCAGGACATCAAAACCCGTTTTAAATGGAAATATATCTGACATACCGCCTTTAGTCCGAGCATTTAATAACAGTCGTGATGTTTCTCTCACGAAATCTGATTCGTCTGGTGATACGTGGCATAAACGTCTCTCTGCCAGGCCTTCTCGCGAATCAACAAAGTGTATTCCACCGTTAATTGATACCCGAACCGGCCGTTTGGCCGCTCCTAGTATTACGATCGATAGAGCTGCAGATTTTGGATCTTCACGAACATACGTGAATGGAATTGACTATCCAAATGAAACAAAGATAACGAACGGTATCGTCGCTGATTCCTATTCCAGGGTATCATCGATATCCCAACAACAATCGCATCCGTCGCAAACTCAGCGAAAGGTAAGAAATTCTTCCGCTGAGAAAGCTTTCGGTATCCGGGATCGTAATACCTACATGGAGTTGCTGAAGAGAATCGCTCCTGCATTGTATAAGTCCAATGATAGCGAACGTGATCGCCAGCAATTGGGCCAACTTGCCGATGCCCGCAATGCGAAATCAGCCAATCAACGGACAGTTGTCACTGTAGAGTTGCTCGACGATGAGAACGATGAAACTCAACAGAAGGATATTATTGATTTGTCAAATGACGATATACAG ATGATTTCTGCTTGTCAAAAAATCCAAAGTAGCacaaaaaatgaaaggaaagttGGTTT GCCTGCTGTTGAACCGGTGAACTCTTTGAAGGATAGATTGGAAAGTACTCCCGCGTTGCAGCCGGATTGGTTGGAGAAATTCTCGAGTGTATACAAAGAGAGGTCGAGGTTAAACAAGCAACATATTATTGAGGCTGAGGAAAA TGCTCGCAAATTTTCCAAGGATACTGAACAGCAGGAGAAGTTATTGGTTGACAAATTACGTAATTGTATGGTCCATCAAGAgacaataattttggatgagtccgaagaggaggaggaagaagaaTTCCCAGAGTTCACAGAAGAGCAGCattccattgtgaaaagggcgCTGTATCGTGGATCGCAGGATGAG GTTTTAATATCGAAGTTCAACATGAACATAACCAGACGCGACATCTACACATTGGTCGGTGATACATGGCTTAACGACGAAGTGATTAACTTTTACATGAACCTTCTGATGGAGCGTAGCGAGCAACGTAGTTCGGAAGGTCTTCCTAAAGTCTACGCTATGAATACTTTCTTCGTACCGCGTCTCCTTCAATCCGGTCACGGAGCGGTACGCAGGTGGACGAGGAAGGTTGACATTTTCTCGTACGACGTTATACCAGTTCCTGTCCACGTGGGCCAGGTACATTGGTGTATGGCCATTATCCATCTAAAGCAAAAAACGATCAAATATTACGACTCCATGGGAACGCCCAATCCACGCTTGCTAAACGCACTCGAGGACTACTTAAGAGAAGAATCGCTTGACAAGCGAAAAGAACCTTTCGACACATCCAAATTCCACAAAGAAAGCGTCGCAGATGCTCCACGCCAGATGAATGGAAGCGACTGCGGTGTTTTCAGTTGCATGTTCGCAGAATATATCACCCGAAATCGTCAGATTACATTTTCACAGGAGAATATGCCCTACTTCAGGCGTAAAATGATCTTAGAAATAGTCCAAGGAAAGTTGCTTCTGTAA